GCGGGCGCCGGGGCGTGATGGCGGATGCTGCCTGCCGCGCCTGTGCGCTCATCGAGGTCGACCACAGTGATGTCGTCCGAGCGCTGGCCCGCGACGAGCAGCAGGCCCTCGTGCACGAGGATGTGCCGTGGCCAGTCGACACCCGAATCGGTGACGGACAGCGGCTCGACGGTCTCGCCGGAGCCCTTCACCCGCAGCGCCGCGATCGTGTTGCTGCCGCGAAGGGCGGTGTAGAGCGTCTCGCCGTCACGCGAACGGGCGAGCTCGGACGGGAAGTCCGCGCCCACGTTCGCGATCAACGAGCTCGTCGTCGACGACACGATCGCCCACGTGCCGTCGCGCCCTGCAGCGAGGGTGAACACCTCGGCCGAGAGCTCGGTCACGACGTGCAGGTGCCCGCTCGGGTGCACCACCATGTGCCGTGGGCCCGTGCCGCGCGGGAGCACGACCTCGTGGTCGATCCGCAGCCCTTCTGCGCCGACGCGCCAGATGCGCACCAGGTCGAAGCCGAGGTCCGTCGTGGCGATGCGCCCGTCCGGCAGGAACGCGGCGGCGTGCGCATGCGAGGCGCGTGGCTCGCCGTCGAGAGCATAGGGGTCGGATGCGGCTGCGCCGACGCCCGCGGGAACCTGAGCTTCGGCGGTCGCACCCAGCAGCGCCGCGCGCAGAGCCGCCGCCTTGTGCGCAGCATCCGCCATCGGCACACCCGCGGGGTCCAGCAGAATCCGCACCACGCGGCCGTCGCCGAAGCAGCTCGCGATGAGCGAGCGCGCGTCCGGCGCGACGGCGATGTGGCAGACATCAGACCCTGCCTCAACAGGATCGCCGAGCGGAGCGAGCGTCGATTCACCGGAGCGGGCGTAGGCCTGCACCGTGCCGGCCCCTTCGAGTGCCGCGTAGACGACGTCGAGCGTCGGATGCTGCGCCAACCACGACGGCGAGAGTGCCGCCGCTGCCACGCCCCGATAGGCGAGCGTCGTGGGCGCACGGCCGTCATCACCGGCGAGCAGGCCGATGCCGTCGGCCGTCCCACCCATGTCACCGCCGTAACCGCCGAGCCAGAATCGCGTCATCCACAGACCTTTCGCCTACCGAGCACCCGCCGCACGAATGCATGCCGCAGACGGCACGCACAGTCGTCTCCGCGTCGACGGGGGAATCCCGCGGAGAGAACCGAAAGTGCGGTCAGTCGATCAGGTCGTGACGCACGATGATCTCGTCGCGGGCGGGGCCCACGCCGATCACCGAGATGCGGGTGTCGCTCATCTTCTCGAGCGCCAGCACGTAGTCCTGCGCGTTCTGCGGCAGCTCGTCGAACGTGCGTGCCTTCGAGATGTCTTCAGTCCAGCCGGGGAAGTACTCCAGGATCGGCTTCGCGTGGTGGAAGTCGGTC
The DNA window shown above is from Microbacterium keratanolyticum and carries:
- a CDS encoding lactonase family protein translates to MTRFWLGGYGGDMGGTADGIGLLAGDDGRAPTTLAYRGVAAAALSPSWLAQHPTLDVVYAALEGAGTVQAYARSGESTLAPLGDPVEAGSDVCHIAVAPDARSLIASCFGDGRVVRILLDPAGVPMADAAHKAAALRAALLGATAEAQVPAGVGAAASDPYALDGEPRASHAHAAAFLPDGRIATTDLGFDLVRIWRVGAEGLRIDHEVVLPRGTGPRHMVVHPSGHLHVVTELSAEVFTLAAGRDGTWAIVSSTTSSLIANVGADFPSELARSRDGETLYTALRGSNTIAALRVKGSGETVEPLSVTDSGVDWPRHILVHEGLLLVAGQRSDDITVVDLDERTGAAGSIRHHAPAPAPTHFLPVR